GGCCGGACAAGTATCGGAATTCGGTCTCGGCGGCTATGAAGCCTCGCACCGATGCTGGACCGCACATCGGGTGCCCCCACTGTGCGGTCGGGATGCAGAGGGCGTGACACTCGTCGATCTGCTTGCCCAGCAGGGCGACCAGCGCATCGTGGATGCTGCTGTTTGTGATACCCCCGGAAGTGAGAAGAAGTTTCATGATCACACTCCTTGCCAATAGAATGAGGCCCGAACGGCCCATCCCGCTTGAATTGTACGACAATCAACATTTCCAATAACACAAGAGACCTCATGAGTGGGCTGCACTCACCACCACGAATGAAAACCCTGGGAGCGCAGGCGTCTCGCCTGCCGGGGCGGACGGGACGTCCGCGCTCCCATTTTCAAGGGAGAAAATACCATTTCTTTTCAGAAATTCTTTCTTTGCTATGTCTGCCCGCCCTACGCCCGGTTCAGCCGCGCTGGCGCGGTCAGCCAAAATCTCAATCGCAGCTAACAAGCCAACCACCTGAGGACTCGCGCCAGCCCTTCGGCGCTGCTCAGGACAGGCCGTCAACGGGAGCCTCCCATGCCTGGCGGGGCATTCCCCCACCAGAGAAACCTCCTCGCCACGCCAGTCACACACGGATATCCTATACCTATTCTGTGACCCAACTTCCTCCTGGACAGGCGCTAATTCTTTAGGATCGCCGGCAAGTAGACGGTTGTGCCTGCCGATCCCGTGCTGCCAGACCAATAGCCGCTGCTGACGACATAACCGGCGCTGCCGGCCGTTGGTGGACTGGCGGCGCTTTGCCCAATCGTGCCTTGAACCCGGTAGCCGGCCGAACTGGATTGGCCGCCGCCGCCGCCGATGACGTGCCACTCCAGGTTGAACCCGGCCGACGTTTGCGCCAGCGCTGCCGCGCCGAAGGCCAACAGCAGCAGGGTCACAGCCATAACGATGATTTGCTGTTTCTTCTGTGTCATCTGTGCCTCCTTACTGCAATGTGACGTAGACGTAGATCATTTCCTGCGTCCCATTGAGCGGTTCTAACGCCTTGCCGAATACTGTGCCGGGAACGGCCGTTTCCATCCCTTCCACATTCATCACCGCTGCCTTACCTGCCAGGCCCATACCGCCGGTAGACAACAAGTCACCCGGCTGGATGCTGTCGGTCAACGCACTGGCTTTCACCAGAGCCGGCCCCTGTACCACCACCAGCAAAAACTCACCCGGTGCGACTTTGCCCGGTGGCGTCGCATCCATCTCCGCCAGGCGCTCTTGCGCCGTATCGTCGGGAAACTCCAGATCGGGATCCACAGCGTCAATGTTGAAGCGGCTGAAGACCACCCCCGCCACAGCCGTACTGTTGGCTGTGTGGGCGCTGCTCACCTGCACAATGGGTCCGTCAACGGCCGTTACCGACCGGTTAATCCCGCTAAAAACCACCACCTCCCCTGGAGCCAGTGCTTCTGTCCCACCATTCTGCATCACCTGCATCAGGGCGCCAGCGAGATTATAATTGAGCGCATAAAGGTTATCCGGCGTGTAAAAACCGTAATTGTTGTTCGCCAGACCGGTGCGGCCAGTCACGCCATGATAGGTGGAACTTGTCCCCCACACGCCATAATTGGAATTGCTCACGCCATAAACGCCAATGCCGGCGCCGCTGGCCCCATACGTCCCCCGATTTGAGCCAATACCCACCACCCCTACCGCACCCAGCGGCTGGGCAATATCGGCCACGTTACCGGCCTCGCCGCGCACACCCTGATTGGTGGCGCTTCGGGCGAGTACGCCATACCCGCCTTGCGCCGTGACAAAAGCGCCATGATCATAATGATCCGTGCCGCTCGTCTCCACGCGAATGCCGTGGCCGCCGCTGCTGCTGAAGTAGCCGCCCCAACTGTTACTGCTGGACCCCCGGACGCCATAATTGTTGGTACTCGAACCATAGAGGCCCATACCGCCATTGGCATCGGCCCGCAGCGCCGTACCAGTTGCCGGCGCGGCGCCAGACAGGGCGGCCTCGCCCCCACCCAGCGCATCGCCAACAATCGTCGCGCCAGGGCGCAGGCTCAGGGCGTAGGGCGCGGGCAGGATTTCCTGGCGCGGCGACAGCGTTTGCCCGTCCACGATGATGCTCAACCAGAGCGCCTGGCCGTTAAAGGATGCCTGGCTCACACCCAGTTTCACGTTGAACAGTCCATTCGCCACGGCAATGTTGAGATTACCGCTGTCCCACAACGCAGATCCGGCCACGCTGGCATTGTAGACCACAAAACGCATGGTGTACGCGCCGTTTAAGGGCGTGCCGCCGGGATCGGTCAGCCGCCCCTGGTAGCTGATACCGCTGGCTACGACAGCCTCCACCGCCGCCGGAGCTGTCGGTAGGCGCTGGGCTATCGCCCCGGCCGCGCCAACCAGCAGCAGCACAAGGGTAATGCTCGTGACAATCATGGACATTGTTTTCGTTTTCATCTTTACCTTCCTTTGCGGGTTTTCCGCAATTGAGTTGGGCCTGATGGCCCGCTGATCATATGCACAGCTATGGGGATTTGTAGACACCCTGCCGCAGGGCGATGGCCTGCCGCAGGGCGATGGCCTGTGCATTGTGGGGATCGTGTTGTAGGGCGGCGGCAACGGCCGTTTCCGCTTCCGGTGTGCGTCCCATTTGCCAATAACAGTGCGCCAGTCCGGCATAAGCCCGGCCAGACTCCGGCAATAAACGCACCGCCTCCCGGTAATCGGCCAGCGCCTCTTCCAACCGCCCCAAAGCCATCTCTGCCGCGCCCAGATAGATGTAGGCTTCGCCATAAGTGCCATCCAGGATGACGGCTTGCCGCAGCAGCGGCGCGGCCGTTTCCGCATCGCCTCGCTCCAGGTGAAACTGGCCCCAGGCCATGTAGATGGCCGCCTGATTGGGCGACAAGGCGGCGGCTTGCTGGTAGGCCATATCCGCCAACTGGTGAACATCCAGGCCAAACTGCCCGGCGGCCGATTCGTAGAATTGGGCCGTTTGCCGCCAGAGGACCGGATCGTCCGGGCGCAACTGTCGCGCGGTCAGCAGGCTGGTTTCCGCCTGCACCCACCAGTTTGCGGCGTCAGCCGGATTGGCGGCGGCTTGCTGCCAGTAAGCCTGGCTGAGACGCAGGTGATGGGCGGGTTCGTCCGGCCAATAGGCGGCGGCTTGTCCCGCAGAGGCAACAGACGCTTCCCAGTCGCCCATCTGCGCGTAGCGCTGGGAGGAACGGTTGGCGATGTCGGCCAGCAGAGGACGGCCGTTTAGCAGCCAGACGGCCGTTCCCACCCCCACCACCAGCAGCCCGCCGAGCGCCCATTGACGAAACGGCCGTTGCCCCACCACAACTTCCGACTGCGCAGGCGGCGGCGCGGCCAGAGCCACACCCATCCCCAGCAGCAGCCAGGTTGCCATAGCCGTGGGGGTGACATCGAAACTTGTCAGATTGTTAGCGACATTGCCCAGCATGGCCGCTAAAATCGCCGCCAGCAGCGCCCGCTGCGCTGGCGGCAGTGGCCGGCGCAGCGCCTTCACGCTGACGATGACAAACAGGAGCAGCAGCAGGCCAAAGGCCAGCAAACCGGGCAGTCCGGCAGTTATGGCCCAATCCAGCAAGAGATTGTGCGCTCGATCGACGAAGAAATCGCGCCCCTGAAAATAGACGAGTTCCGGCGGGTAAACGCGCGGGAAAACCAATCCCAGGGAGTCGGCGCCGTAACCGAGTAACGGCCGTTGCCGAATCAATTCCACGGTGCCCTGCCAGATGGACAGGCGGGCGGCTGTGGAGCCAGCCTGCTGCTGGCCCAACCAAAACACAGTCAGCGGCCCGCTGATAAAAAGCAGGGCGACGCCGCCCCAGGCCAGCCGCCGCCAGCGCCGCGCCAGCCGAGGTCCATAGCAGAGCAGGAGGAAGAGGGAGAGGGAAACGGCCGTTGCCAGCCAGGCGCTGCGCGCCAACGTCAGCCCGATCACCACAATCTGGCCTATAAACAGCGCCGACCAGAGCACGCGCCAGCGACGTTGGGGTGTGGTGAGCAGCAGCGCCAGCGTCAACGGAACCATCAGGGCCAGGTACGCGCCGACAAAGTTGGCACGGCCTAAGGCAGCGTAAATGGGTGAGCGGGCGTCGCTGACCAGGCCGAACGGATTCCAGCCCAGCGCCTGCCCCAGGCTGAGCAGGATGAGCAGCCCACTGGCCGTGACTAGTGTTCTAATCAACTGCCTGGCGCGGGATAGGGTGGTGAACTGTTCGGCAGCCAGCAAAAACAAGAGGAGGTAGGTGAGTAGGGTGATGGTTCCCTGGCCGCGCTCATAGCTGCCCCACAAACTGAGACGCCAATTAACGGCCGTTACCGTCGTGACAACTAGCACCCATGCCAGCAGTGCGACTGCTCCTGAAAGGGGGTTGGTGTGCCAGGCGCGCCGCAGCGAACGCCCGGTCACGGCATATTCAACAAGGAATAAACCTGTCAGCAGCCAGACCAACGTTCTGAGCAGCGCTGCTTTGGGCAGTTCAAAGGGCTGTTGCCCCCATAAGTTGACCCAAAGCGGAACCAAAATCACTAGTAGAAGCCATCCGGCATCCTGCGCCATTTTCAAGCGGGATGATACGACTGCTGGGACAATCGTTTTTTCGGGATTTTTCATTTAGTTGTGTAGAAGTTGGTGATAGGGACAACGATGATTTGAGTATGGGGATGAGAAGATTATCTTGTCACAATTCCCTTTTTCATCATTAATCTTAAACGAAGCTGTTATTTGGCACAACCACTCTTTGTCACCGTTCGGCTGATACGTATATTTGTGTCTTTGGGGCCGTTAAGCAGCAAGACCGCGAGACGGTCATATAGTGTTTTGGTTCAGATGTTACACTGAGTCGCAAATCTGTTCTACAGACAACTCGTTTGGTTCCAAGACTTTAGCCTGACGCGGCTAATTAATGGCGACAATTCCTTCGATCTGTTCCATTCGACTGAGATACGCGGGAATATACCTTTTGGGTGGGATATGCAAAAACACCCACCTTCGGCGCGGTCGGAACGTATCGCCTCGGGGCGTAGGTGGACACAGAAACCAGCGTCCCCACCGGCGGCAGCGAGGCGGATGGAGGGAACAATGTCTATGGCTGTTATAGGCTGATGGTATAGAGCGGCGGTGGGTGATGGCTTTGGCGGCTACGGCCCGCGCCGAATCATATCCAGCGTATGGGACAGGACCGGATCACGGCCGGCAATCTGGTCGGCCAGCGTGGTGGGCACGATGATGTCGGGCATAACCCCCTCATCGCTCAACCGGCCGTTGGGGCGAACCAGGCACATTCGGGAAGATTGGTACGGCAGGCCGGTGCGGGGCAAGGGCAGCATTTCTGTGGGAACGTTGGCGCAGTAGGAAGCGGTATCCAGGGTTTCTTCGCCGATGAGCTGCGCCCGGCCGCTGTCTTGCAGGGCGGTCGCTAGAGTGATCGCGCCGGAAAATGTATCCGGACCGATGAGGACGTAGAGTTGACCCCGGTAACGCTCGGCCACGTCGAACGGCCGTAGCCATTCATAGTCTGTCTCTCTGGGGCTGCCGGAACCATAGCCACCAAACGGGGTAACGTACTGGCGAGAACACCAGCGGAATGGTTCATCTAGCAGCTTGTCGGAGAAGATACGTTTCTCCGAACAAAAATGATTTCGGTGTAAACTTTGGGTATGGCAAGAAAATTCAGAACTGCTGATTACGAAAGACCTGGACCTGCAAACACCTTGCGCGATGTCCTGCCACCTGACCATTTGGCTCGCTTCATTGTCGCTGTCGTCGCCCAACTTGATTTGGGGATCATGTATAGAAAGTATAGTGAGCGGAGTGCGCCACCATACGCCCCGGAAGTGATGTTGGGATTGCTGTTCTGCCGCTATGCCAGCCGGCGTATTCAGTTCGCTAAGATTGAACGCGCCACCCATGAGGTGATTCCCTTTCGTTTCATTACCGGTGACAGCACCCCGACCTTAGAGACGTTGGGCTTTCGCCAACAATTTTCTGGCTGAACTGAAAGAGTTGTTTGTCCAGATACCATTGATTGCCCAGGCGATGGGCTATTTGCAATTGGGTAACGTCAGTCTGGGTGGCAGCAAAATCCATGCCGATGCGTCCAAGAGCAAAGCGGTCAGTTACCAGCGGCTGTTGGCTATCGAAGCCTATCTGCAAGCCGAAGTCGAGGGTTGTTCACTTTGGCTGAAGTTGCCGATGGAGGACAACTGCCCGAAGAGATGAACATTCCCGATGAGATTGCCCGACGCCAGCAGCAATTGGCGCGGCTGGCCCGAAGCCAAGAAGGTGCTGGAGGAACGCGCCCAGGCCCGGTATGAAAGCCGAGCAAGCCGAATACGAGGCCAAGATGCAAGCCGGGCCGAAAAGACCGACCCCAGGGGGAAAAAAGCCGCCGGGCAAACCACCGCAGCCACCCACTCCAGGACCCAGAGATAAAGACCAGTACAACTTCACCGACCCCCGAATCGCGCATCATGAAAAGGCCACCAACAGCGGCTTTGACCAACATTATAACGTCCAGGTAGTGGTTGACCATGACAGTCGTCTGGTAGTGGGCATTGGTTGTGTGACCATACCAACGATAAACAGGCCGCCCTGCCAACTCTCGACACCGTACCACCAGTCGTGGGTCGGCCGAAAAAGGTCAATTTGGACACCGGCTATTTCAGCGAAAACAACATCGCCAGCTTGGAAGCGCGCGGCATTGACCCTGCATCGCCACCGGTCGCAGCCCACACCATCAGGGTTGGCGTCCCTTTTTCCTGGACAATCCCAACCCGCCACCCAATGATGCTTCCGTCAAAGAGCAAATGGCTTACAAACTGCAGACCACCCGGCAAAGCCACCTACCGTTTGCGCAAATCGACGGTTGAACCGGTTATCGGTATCGTAAGGAAACCTTGGGTTTGCCGGTTTTCTCTGCGAGGCCTGGTTGCTGCCGGTGGCGAATGGACATTGGTTTGTCTGGCTTACAACTTGAAACGATTGCATACCTTGCAGGTTGGTTGATGGGGGCGTTATTGCCCCTGCCTGATGCCCGAAAAACGGGCTGTAAAACCGTGCAAAATTCATGGTAATGAGGCCAATATGAGTTGCAAACTGCTTGTCTTGATGCTTGAAATCGTTATTTGTCTATCATCGGCCTTCAGAAGATATTTTCCGACAGCCTGCTGAGCCGCTTATGCAAAAGGAGGAAACCCGTGGCTGAAAGCCGAGATGATATAGTGCCCGCAGAAAGAGCGCAAATTGTGATTGGGGTTCCCCCGTTTTAGTAGACACAGATAATGGTCATACCGCTAACGCCTGTTTTTGATAACTGGCTTCGTAGGCTTGCGGACTCACGTAGCCTAACGCAGAGTGCCGACGCTGTCGATTATAGAAAGCCTTCGATGTAAAAGAATATATCTGTCATCGCCTCCTCTCGGTTGAGATAAACCGTTTGATAAATCAACTCCATTTTCAGGGCACTAAAGAAGCTTTCGGCCACGGCGTTGTCATAGCAATTGCCAGTGCCACTCATGCTCGCCTTGACCTGACAAGCCTGAAGTAATCGTTGAAACTCATGGCTGGTGTATTGGCTGCCGCGGTCGGAGTGAAACAGAAGGCCTGCTTGGGGCTGACACTGCCGCCAGGCCATCTGAAAGGCCTCTCTGACCAATTGCCCAGTCATCCGGGCATTCATCGCCCAACCCACGATACGGCGAGAATAGAGGTCAATCACCACGGCCAGGTACAACCAGCCGGCGCCGTCCAAACGTGCTGAGGTGATATCCCCGCACCACTTTTCCGCTGGCTGGCTGGCGCTGGAAATCCTGGGCCAGGTGATTGGGGGCAGCAGGATGGTTCTTATTTTGCTGGGTTGTCGTTTTGTACCGTTTAGACTGTTTGCCCCGGATACCATGTTGCCGCATCAAGCGTGCCACCCGGTTCACGCTGCACGGTATTTCATCTTTGATCTCGTGGTAAATGCGCGGGCTACCGTAACAACCACGATTCGCTTCATAAGCCGCTTTGATTTTGTCCAGCAGGTGTTGATTGGCCATCTCCCGCTGACTGATGGGCCGCGTCCGCCAGTCATAATATCCGCTGCGGGAAATCTGTAACAGGTCACACATAAGACTTACCTCGAATTCTGAACGATGCCGTTCCACGAAATCATATCTCACTGGTTTGGGTGCGTGAAGCCTGTGCTGAGCGGAGCCGAAGCGATGCCACTGCTTTTTTAGGATTTCTTTTTCCTGCCGTAAGCGGGCGTTTTCCCGCTCAAGCTGCTTGACCTGCTCGGCCAATGGCTCTTCGGCCAGGAAACGATTCGACCGAGGTGCGATGACCTCGCCGGCCGCTTTGGCTTTCAAGCGGTTCCAGCGAGACAGCAACCCTGGTGTAATGCCCAGTTCCCGTTCAATATCTGCGGCGGAGCGACCACTGCTACGCAGTAGGCTGACCGCTTGTTCTTTGAATACCTCTGGGTATTCTCGCATTTGTTTTTTCATTGGTTACCTCCAAAACAAGTGTACTCAATTTGTCTCTTGTATGTGTCCACTTTTTTGGGGGAACCCCACTTCAACCAACCGCGCTTTAGTGGACAGCGAAGCGGGTAAACTCTGGCCGACTGTCGAATGTAAAGCTGTTGCCGGTTATCTGGACGTGCATATCACCCCCAACCAAAACCGAGCCGCTCGCACTGCCACGGTTTCCGTTCGATTTACTCAGGTAAAACTCAAACCACCCTGGCGGCCGAACCAGATAAAATTGCCGGTTGTCACCCTGAATGCCATTCTAGTGCGGGAAGATACACCCCCCGATGAGGTAGATGAGCCGATTGAATGGTTGCTGCTCACCAACACGCCAGTGGACACCTTTGCCGATGCCTTGCAAGTGGTGCAATGGTATTGTTGCCGCTGGCAAATCGAGATTTATCACAAAGTCATCAAGTCGGGCTGTACTGTGGAAGATTGCCGACTCAAAACGGCTGACCGACTACAGAACTACATTGCCCTCATGAGTGTCGTTGCCTGGCGCCTGTTATGGCTCACCTACATCAACCGTGCTGAACCAAACTTGCCCTGCACCGTCATTCTCACGACCCCCGAGTGGGAGAGCCTTTACATGCGTATCAACAAAACGACACAATTGCCTCAAACTGTACCCACCGTCCGTCAAGCTGTGCGCTGGATTGCGCAACTGGGTGGTTTTCTGGGCCGCAAGGGAGATGGTGAACCAGGTATCGTTGTTATCTGGCGCGGCTGGCAAAGATTGCAGGATATAGCCGCCACCTGGTATCTTGTTAAAGAACAAACCCAACTTGTGGGTAATAGATAGGACCATTAACCATTGACAATTGACCATTCCCACCGGCCGTCATCCGACTACAACAAGGCAGACATTCATGGAGAACGAACGAGAACGGGCCGAATTACAACGTCATATCCAAGAAGCCGAGGAACGGGCAGCGGCCGGCGGCCATCGCTTAGCCCCTGGCGGCGCGTCAGCCAACCAGGTCTTTTTGTCAGCGAAACGACCTGCACCCGCCGGCTACGCGACGCTGCTGGTGGCTTTTGCCCACGATTGCCCGGGGTTGGGTGAAGTATGAGAAACGGCCGTCGCCCACCTCCTTTGTTATAATCGCAGGGAAACAGAGTGGCCGCCAGGCGGGGCAGAGGGTCTGCCCGTCCCGTCTCCAGGCGGCCGGTAAATCATCTTTCGTCGAGGTACACCTATGAAAACTGACTGGATTCGCGTAACCGAGAACTTACCAGAAGCTGAAATAGACGTCCTGATCTTTGTCCCGGAGGGCGAGGTAAACTATCGGGTGGCGATGTGGATTGACGGCAACTGGATGACGCCGGGCATGGAACTCATCCGCGCCAACCAGGTAACCCACTGGCGGCCATTGCAACCCCCAGAAGACCATGAGCGCCCTAGCTGAGGCGCTGACTTACCCGCTCCACGGACAGGCAGCAACCCGGACAACGGCCGTTTGCCCTATCCGCAACAAGAAAAACGGGCTGGTGGTGGCTG
Above is a genomic segment from Candidatus Leptovillus gracilis containing:
- a CDS encoding O-antigen ligase family protein, with product MILVPLWVNLWGQQPFELPKAALLRTLVWLLTGLFLVEYAVTGRSLRRAWHTNPLSGAVALLAWVLVVTTVTAVNWRLSLWGSYERGQGTITLLTYLLLFLLAAEQFTTLSRARQLIRTLVTASGLLILLSLGQALGWNPFGLVSDARSPIYAALGRANFVGAYLALMVPLTLALLLTTPQRRWRVLWSALFIGQIVVIGLTLARSAWLATAVSLSLFLLLCYGPRLARRWRRLAWGGVALLFISGPLTVFWLGQQQAGSTAARLSIWQGTVELIRQRPLLGYGADSLGLVFPRVYPPELVYFQGRDFFVDRAHNLLLDWAITAGLPGLLAFGLLLLLFVIVSVKALRRPLPPAQRALLAAILAAMLGNVANNLTSFDVTPTAMATWLLLGMGVALAAPPPAQSEVVVGQRPFRQWALGGLLVVGVGTAVWLLNGRPLLADIANRSSQRYAQMGDWEASVASAGQAAAYWPDEPAHHLRLSQAYWQQAAANPADAANWWVQAETSLLTARQLRPDDPVLWRQTAQFYESAAGQFGLDVHQLADMAYQQAAALSPNQAAIYMAWGQFHLERGDAETAAPLLRQAVILDGTYGEAYIYLGAAEMALGRLEEALADYREAVRLLPESGRAYAGLAHCYWQMGRTPEAETAVAAALQHDPHNAQAIALRQAIALRQGVYKSP
- a CDS encoding transposase, producing MRDVLPPDHLARFIVAVVAQLDLGIMYRKYSERSAPPYAPEVMLGLLFCRYASRRIQFAKIERATHEVIPFRFITGDSTPTLETLGFRQQFSG
- a CDS encoding transposase, which gives rise to MCDHTNDKQAALPTLDTVPPVVGRPKKVNLDTGYFSENNIASLEARGIDPASPPVAAHTIRVGVPFSWTIPTRHPMMLPSKSKWLTNCRPPGKATYRLRKSTVEPVIGIVRKPWVCRFSLRGLVAAGGEWTLVCLAYNLKRLHTLQVG
- a CDS encoding DDE-type integrase/transposase/recombinase; amino-acid sequence: MIDLYSRRIVGWAMNARMTGQLVREAFQMAWRQCQPQAGLLFHSDRGSQYTSHEFQRLLQACQVKASMSGTGNCYDNAVAESFFSALKMELIYQTVYLNREEAMTDIFFYIEGFL
- a CDS encoding IS3 family transposase, giving the protein MKKQMREYPEVFKEQAVSLLRSSGRSAADIERELGITPGLLSRWNRLKAKAAGEVIAPRSNRFLAEEPLAEQVKQLERENARLRQEKEILKKQWHRFGSAQHRLHAPKPVRYDFVERHRSEFEVSLMCDLLQISRSGYYDWRTRPISQREMANQHLLDKIKAAYEANRGCYGSPRIYHEIKDEIPCSVNRVARLMRQHGIRGKQSKRYKTTTQQNKNHPAAPNHLAQDFQRQPASGKVVRGYHLSTFGRRRLVVPGRGD
- a CDS encoding IS4 family transposase, giving the protein MDSEAGKLWPTVECKAVAGYLDVHITPNQNRAARTATVSVRFTQVKLKPPWRPNQIKLPVVTLNAILVREDTPPDEVDEPIEWLLLTNTPVDTFADALQVVQWYCCRWQIEIYHKVIKSGCTVEDCRLKTADRLQNYIALMSVVAWRLLWLTYINRAEPNLPCTVILTTPEWESLYMRINKTTQLPQTVPTVRQAVRWIAQLGGFLGRKGDGEPGIVVIWRGWQRLQDIAATWYLVKEQTQLVGNR
- a CDS encoding DUF551 domain-containing protein translates to MKTDWIRVTENLPEAEIDVLIFVPEGEVNYRVAMWIDGNWMTPGMELIRANQVTHWRPLQPPEDHERPS